One Chloroflexota bacterium genomic window, TGGTGATGACGTTGGCTGAGGTGGCCGCCGCCCTCAAGTTGATGATCGAGCGCAACCGGGTCGTGGCTGAAGGCGCAGGGGCGACTTCGGTGGCAGCGGCCCTGAGCGGCAAGGCCGGGTCGGGCAAAGTGGTAGCCGTCGTGTCCGGGGGCAACATCGATTCGGCCAAGGTGGCGAAAATTTTGCAGGGCGAGATTCCTTGAAGCGCAAAGTTCTCTTTCTCTGCACCGGCAACTCTTGCCGCTCACAAATGGCCGAGGCCATCGTCAACGCCCGCCTCGGCGAGGAGTGGGAGGCCGTCTCTGCCGGGACTCATCCTGCCGGCTACGTCCATCCCAAAGCCGTCCAAGCTCTGGCCGAGCTTGGCATTGAACATCACGGGCGCTCCAAATCTGCGGACGAGTTTCTCAACGACCATTTCGATCTGGTGATCACCGTGTGCGACTCGGCGGCAGAAGAATGCCCGGCCTGGCTGGGGCCGGGCAGACGAGTCCACGCCGGCTTCCCCGATCCATTCGGTGCGAATGGCAGCGACGAGGAGGTGCTGGCGGTTTATCGGGCGGTGCGAGACGATATCGCCCGCCAAATTCCTCAACTGCTCCTTACTTGACCAGGATTCGTCGTTTGTCATGCCATAGAATGATATTCGGCACTTGAGGCCGAACCGGCGAAAGGGATAGAGTCAACGTCAAAATCGTGGGCCCTATCCCTTTTTGATTCATAGGATGAATACATCTATGCGCCGCATTCTTGCGCTTTTAATCCCTTTGCTTTTGGCAGGGTGCGCCGCGTCGGCGCCCTCAACCTCCCTCGTCAGCCTCTCTGAATTACGCCCCCTCCCGGCCAGCACAGCCAGCAGTGTTCTGCCCTTGCGCGTGGCCGTGGCCGCCGTCATCTCACCCAAAGGCACTGCCGAGAGCTACCAGCCTCTGCTGCGCTACCTCAGCCTCAAGCTGGTTCGCCCGGTGGAACTGGTGCAACGCCGGACTTATGCCGAAGTGAACGACCTGATTGAAAGCGGGCTGGTGGACGTGGCTTTCGTTTGCACCAGCGCCTACGTAGCCGGCCACGACAAGTTTGGCATGGAGCTGCTGGCCGCTCCGAAAGTGAACGGCGAAACATCTTACTATTCGGTTCTCATTGTGCCGGCCGCCAGCCCGGCGCAAAGCATGGCCGACCTGCGCGACCAAGTCTTTGTCTTCACCGATCCCATCTCCAACACGGGCCGAATCTACCCAACCTATTTGGTGCAGCAACTAAACAGCACACCCGAGAAATTTTTTGCCCGCACCTTTTTCACTTATAGCCACGACGACGCGATCTGGGCAGTGGCTGACGGGTTGGCCGACGGCGCGGCAGTGGACAGCTTGGTCTACGATTTTGCCGTTGCCCGCGATCCCGCTCTCGGCGAAAAGGTTCGCATCATTCATCGCTCGCCGCCGTTTGGCATTCCGCCCGTCGTCGTCAGCCCCGCCGTTCGCCCGCAACTCAAGGCCGAATTGCAGAGCATCCTGTTGAGCATGGCCGAAGACGCTCAGGGCCAAGCCGGATTACAGACGATGGGCGTAGATAAATTTGTCCTGATTGACGACGAGGCCTACGACTCTGTTCGTGAATTGTTGAGCTTTGTCGGCCCGGTCTCGCCATGAAGCACCCGTTCCTGCAACACTGGTTTGAACGCTTTTGGTCGGTGGCCGGGGCTGTTAGCGTTCGCACCAAGATTCTGGGCATTGTTCTGGGCCTGGTGCTGTTGCTGGGCCTGGGCGTCACAGCCCAGGTTCGGGCCACTCTGCTTCGAGCAATGGATGAGCAGTTGCAGGATCAGGCGATTTCGGTGACACGAGACCTGGCCGCTCGCGCTACTGATCTCATTCTCGTCAACGATCTTTACGCGCTTCATCAACTGTTGAGCGAGACTCAGGCTAACAACGCCAACGTTCGCTACGCCTTTATTGTGGACAACTACGGGCAAGTTATCGCCCACACCTTTGGCGACGGCTTCCCGGCTGGATTGCTGGAGGCCAACTCGGCCGGGCCTAATCAACATCATCAAACTACTATTTTGGACACGGATGAGGGTAAAGCCTGGGACACTGCCGTGCCGATCTTTGATGGGCGAGCCGGGGTAGCACGGGTCGGGCTTTCGGATGCCGGCATCCGGGGCGTGGTGGACACCGTCACTGGCCAACTCCTGCTTACTACCGTGATGGTGTCCGTCATCGGTATCACCGCCGCCGCCTTTCTCACCTGGGTTCTCACCCGGCCCATCCTTCAACTGGCCGGGGCCGCGCGGGCG contains:
- a CDS encoding arsenate reductase ArsC; translated protein: MKRKVLFLCTGNSCRSQMAEAIVNARLGEEWEAVSAGTHPAGYVHPKAVQALAELGIEHHGRSKSADEFLNDHFDLVITVCDSAAEECPAWLGPGRRVHAGFPDPFGANGSDEEVLAVYRAVRDDIARQIPQLLLT
- the phnD gene encoding phosphate/phosphite/phosphonate ABC transporter substrate-binding protein — protein: MRRILALLIPLLLAGCAASAPSTSLVSLSELRPLPASTASSVLPLRVAVAAVISPKGTAESYQPLLRYLSLKLVRPVELVQRRTYAEVNDLIESGLVDVAFVCTSAYVAGHDKFGMELLAAPKVNGETSYYSVLIVPAASPAQSMADLRDQVFVFTDPISNTGRIYPTYLVQQLNSTPEKFFARTFFTYSHDDAIWAVADGLADGAAVDSLVYDFAVARDPALGEKVRIIHRSPPFGIPPVVVSPAVRPQLKAELQSILLSMAEDAQGQAGLQTMGVDKFVLIDDEAYDSVRELLSFVGPVSP